The following is a genomic window from Hyphomicrobiales bacterium.
TGAATGAGAAAGCGAATGAGCGGCGCAGACCTGTCATCGATCACCTGAGGGAAAGAAACGGTACCAGAGTCTACGCCATGTCCCTGGCGCGCTGGCCTCATCCGAAGGTGGAGCCCAGGCTACGAAAAAGGAGGGATGGGGGGCGACGGGTGTGACGACGGGCGCTGCCCTTTGGCGAGCCTTTACCTCTGACGGCCGCCGTGCCGGCCCGGCGTGTTACCTGAAATCCTGAATCGCCGCGATCCGGGCGTTCGTTAACATTGGATGAACGCCAGATCGGCGCCAATCAAGCCGCCCCCGGGTACGCCTGGAATAATGGCGCGCCTGGATCGATCGGGCTGCGGAGTTCGATATGCCGCTGCACGCCACACATCTGATGAACGCCTTCCTCCTGGCCGTCGTTCTGATCCTGCTGCTCAGGGGGATCGCCTGGCCGCTCGGGCTGATAGACAAGCCCGATAGCCGCAAGCTGCATCATGGCGGTGTGCCGGTCGTTGGTGGCATTGCCATGTTCCTCGCATTCTCTCTCACGGCCTGTCTGGTTGACGGTCTCCTGGAGACGTGCTGGCCACTGCTCGCGGGACTGGCGATCCTGGTTGGCCTTGGGGTCGTGGACGATCGGTTCAACCTGCGCGCTCCGCCGCGTCTCGCGGTGCAGATCACGGCGGCCCTTGTCATTGTCGCGCCCGGCGGCCATCTCATCACCGATCTCGGCGACGTCATCGGATTTGGTCTCGGAGCGGGCGCCGGAGGCGAGCGGGCGCTGGAACTCGGCATCTTCGCCATGCCGTTCACGCTCATCTTCATGGTCGGCGTGATCAATGCCCTCAACATGATCGACGGTCTGGACGGCCTGGCCGGCGGCGTCGCAGCGTCGGCCTTCTTCTGGCTGGCGATGGCTGGTTATTTCTCCGACGCAGGAAGCGCCACCCTGCCGCTCCTGCTGCTGTGTGTGACCGCGGGGTTTCTGCTGTTCAATCTGCGCCATCCCTGGCAGGCCCGCGCGCGGGTCTTCATGGGCGATGCGGGCTCGACCATGCTCGGCGCGAGCATCGCGTTTCTGACGATCGACGCCGCCACCGGCCCGGCCCGTCTGGCGCCGCTGCCGGCCTGGCTCTGGCTTTGTGCTTTGCCGGCTATTGATACATTGAGTCTGATCGTTCGGCGCCTTATGGTCGGGCAAAGCCCCATGGCGAGTGATCGTCGCCACCTGCATCACCTTCTCCTGGAGGCGGGGCTCTCGGCACGTGCTGCCACGACCACGATCGTCATGGTCACGTTCCTGCTCGGCGGCATCGGCATGCTGGGCGTGTGGCTTGGCATTTCCACCCATGTGATGGTTCTCGGCCTGGTGCTGGTGCTGGGCTTGCACGTGTTCTTCGTCGGCCATCATGAGCATCGCGCGGCGCGGCGCAACGCCGGCGCGGCCGCTCCGGCGGCGGATCCGGTGATGTCATCGCAGCCTGTGCGAAAGCGTCTGTCATGAAACTCGCTTATTTCGGCTTCCCGCATCGTGGCGGCACCTACACGGTCTACCGGCTTCTGCGCGACGAGCTCGCGCCGTTCGGGACGAAGCTCTGCTGGATCGGCACCGGCGAGGCGGCGCATCGCGCGATCCGCGATCCCGCCTTCGCCGCGGAACTGGCCCATGGTTTTGTCACGGGCATGGCCACGGATGGTGAGCAGGCGCAGGCACGTTCTCTCGTGAGCGCGCTGGAAGCTGGCAGCTTCGACGGCGTGATCGTCAGCGTGCTGGCGGACAGGGCGCAGACCAATGCGGTGCGTTATCTGGCGGCCCCGATGCTGCGCATCATGATCGTGCACAATATTACTCCCGCGACGTATGCCGCCGCGCGCGCCATCCGTGATCATGTGCATGCGACCGTCGGCGTCTCGCCACGCATTCGGGATGACCTCGTCAGATCCTATGGATTCGACGACAGGTACACGATGGCCATTCCCAACGGCACGGATCTCGCTGAGCATCTGCCCGCAGCGCGGCCGTTTGTGGCGCATGCGCCGCTGCGGCTTTTGTCGCTCGGGCGGATCGAGGATGTCGCCAAGGGCGTGTTCTGGCTGCCGCAGATCCTTGAAGCGCTTCCGCCCGAGATCACCTTGACGATTGCCGGCTCCGGCCCTGACGCGGAGCGCCTGCGCGCGCTCTCAATGTCGCTGGGAGCGCGCGTCCGCTTCACGGGCGAAGTCGACCCCGATACTGTGGATGCCTTGATGAAGACCCACGACATTCTTCTCGCGCCATCGCGTTTCGAGGGCTTCATGATCACCGCGGTCGAGGCCATGGCGCGGGGCTGTGTGCCCGTCATCGCGCGGATCCATGGGGTCACCGATTCCATCGTCACGGACGGTGCCGACGGCCTGTTGTTCCCCGTGGGGGATTGGCGCGCCGCTGCTGCGGGGATCCTGTGTCTCGACAACGATCGCCCGCTGCTGCATCGGCTGGCCGCCGCGGGATGCTGGACAGCCCATGAACGGTTCCGGGCCGATCTGATGGCGTCGCGCTATCACACGCTGATCCGCCGGCTCGTCCATGACCGCCCCGCCATCGCGAAGCCACTGTCTTTCGATCACTGGCGCATGGCGGGCGGGCTGAGGCCCGGGCTACGCAGCTATCTGCCTTCGCCGATCAAGAATGTTCTGCGCGTCCTGCGCGAGCGGGCCGTGTCATGATGAGCGCCCGGCACGCCCTTCACGGCGAAGGCGCCCGCCCGCTCAGGACGATCGGCGCCTACCGGCCGAGCCCGCACAGCCGCGCCAACAAGATCGCCCGGCTGGCCTGGGGTTGCGTGTGGCTCCTGCTGTTCCGGCCAAGCCCCAAGCCGTTCCATGCCTGGCGGCGGATGCTGCTCAGATTGTTCGGCGCCGAGATCGGCCCCGGCGCCGTCATCCATGCCTCCGCGCGCATCTGGGCGCCCTGGAACCTGACCATGGGCACCTGCGCCAGCCTCAGCCATCGCGTCGACTGCTATGCGGTCGATCTCATTTCCATCGGCGACTACGCGACGGTGAGCCAGTACAGCTTCCTGTGCGCGGCGAGCCATGACATCGACGCGCCCGACATGCCGCTCGTGACGGCGCCTATCGTCATCGGCGCCCATGCCTGGATCGCGGCCGATGCCTTTGTCGGGCCGGGTGTGACCATCGGTGAGGGGGCCGTGGTTGGGGCGCGTGCCTCGGCCTTTCGTCCGGTGCCGCCATGGACCGTCGTGGCGGGCAACCCGGCGCGGGCGATCCGTATGCGTCGACCCGCGGTGGCAGCCGCTCAAGGGGCGAATTGGGCTGCCGAGCACAGGGGGCAAGCGACATGAGCATTTCCGTTCTCATCCTGACCTTGAACGAGGAAAACATCCTGCCCTCATGTCTCGCGTCGGTCGCGTGGAGCGATGATGTCGTGGTGCTCGATTCCTTCAGCACCGACCGTACAGTAGAGATCGCGAAAGCGGCAGGCGCGCGTGTCTATCAACGTGCCTACGATAATGAGCACACACAGCATAATTACGCGTTGAAGGAAATACACTTCAAATACCCATGGGTTTACATGCCCGACGCGGATGAAATAACTCCGCCGGATCTGCGCGATGAGATGCTGGCAGCCGTTGCCGATCCGGACCGGCCGGAAGCGGGCTTCCGTGTGCGCTTCAAGGTCATCTTCATGGGCCAGTGGCTCAAGCACAGCAGCCTCTATCCCACCTGGGTCATGCGCCTTGTCAGGCCGGAGAAAGTGCATTTCGAGCGCGAGATCAATTCGGTCTGCGTTGTCGATGGGCCGGTTGGCCGGCTACAGGGGCACTTCACTCACTACAGTTTCAACAAGGGGCTCAATGCCTGGTACGAGAAGCACAATCGCTACTCGTGGCATGAAGCGCGCGAGTCCCTGATGAGCCTCGAGCGGGGCAGCCTCAGGATGAGTGATCTCTTCAGCAGGGAAGCGCCTCGCCGCCGCCGCGCGATGAAGGAATTGTCCTTCCGTCTGCCTTGCCGGCCCACGCTGCGGTTTCTTTACATGTACTTTGTCAGACGTGGATTTCTGGACGGTTGGGCAGGCTATGTCTATTGCCGCCTGCTTGTCGCCTATGAATACATGATCGTGATCAAGATCGCGGAGATCCGCCGCCGACGCCAAGGTTTGCCTGTATGAACAGCGTTTGCCGGTATGAGGGATGGCCAGTGTGAAGGGCTGCCGGTCTGCGGATCGGGCCGAAGGGATGCTTCGATGCAGCAAAGTCCGGTCCCCCTGGGTCCCGAGGTTGCCAGGCGTTCGGCAGGTCGTCCGCGCTGGTGGTCGGGGATGACTACGGACGGGATGACCTTGCGCCATCGCTTGGTCCTTTCACCGGGCGCGGGTCTTCTTCTGATCGCCGCGCTCGCCGTCACCGCGATGATCATGCTGCCGGCTTTCGGGCTCCTGGCGGCCGAGCGATTGCTGTCGGTGCACTCCGAGGCCGGCAGCGCCGATGCCATCGTGGTGCTGGGCGGGGACGGTCCACGCCGCGCCTATCGCGCGGCGTCGCTCTATCGCGCTGGCGTGGCACCACAGGTTATTATCGCGGGCGATGGCGATTGTCAGTTCATTCGGCAGATGATGATTGATCGCGGTGTCCCGGGGGCCGTGATCCAGACGGAATGTCGATCGCGCAATACTTGGGAAAACGCACTCTTCTCCGTTCCCATGCTGATTCAAGCCAAAGTGCGTCGGGCTGTCATCGTCACCAGCTGGTTCCATAGCAGGCGCGCTCTCGCTTGCTTCCGGGCGGTGGCGCCACAGGTGGCCTTTGCGTCGTCGCCCGTTGAGCCGGAATGGCCGTCCTGGCGTCTTGTGGCGGATCCCGACAGCGGTCGCATCCTTCTCGAGTATGTGAAAGTCGCCTGGTACATGCTGCGCTATGGCGTCGATATAACGGGGTTCGGTGGGGCCGATACGCAGGGGGGGACGTCATGAGCGCCTACAGCGAGGCCGGATGGCTCTGGGACAACTGGATGTGGACAGCCATTGTCGCTGCCATCACCATTGCCATGCTGCTGTCGGCGATGACCCGTCCGGGCAAGATCTACGAGTTTCCATTCCTCGCAGCGGCCATAACCTTCGCCTTCATTCTCCCGCAACTGCCCGGCCTCGCGACAGATCGCTTCCTGCCGGCCGGTGGCTATGCGAAGGCAATCGCTTTCACCGGCCTCTGTCTTGCCATGTGTCAGATGGGCTGGTGGGCTTGCCGAAGGCCGATGCGTCTTGTCGACTGGACCTTCGACGAGCGCCGCCTGCTGATAGCGGCCGGCGTGTTGTCCCTGATCGGCGCATCCTTCTACATCCAGCTGAGTCGGTTGCCGCGCGACGTGACCGTGGGCACCACGATCAGCGGGCTGCCGGTGGTATACCTTTTCTTTTCGCGGATGCTGACCTATGGCCTGGCGCTGGGTCTCATCTGCCTCGCGCGGCGTCCGTCTGCATGGGCATGGGCCATCGTACTCGGTGGAAGCCTCCTTTATCTCGATCGCATAATTATCACCGGCAAACGCGGTGAGGCCATGGAATTCCTGATGCTCATCGCATTGGCGCTGTGGTTCCACCGGGGTTGGGCGGCGCCGCGTTTCCTGATGCTGACAGGGTTGGTCGCGGGAACCTTGCTGCTGGGATCGACCCATGACTATCGTGAGTTGACGCGGAGTGAAGGTATTCCAGATGTCGCGTCCCTTTCTCAAATCGATATCGTTGAGAATTTCGACCAGATTCTGGAAAGAGGCGGTCCGGAAATGCACAATGCGGTCCTGCGCATTGCGGCCACCGATCGCAGTCGTGACTTTGACTACGGCGCGTTTCACTGGAACATGCTGGTTTATACCTTCGTCCCCGCCCAACTGGTCGGCCAGGCCCTGAAGGGCGCGCTGATGATCGACATGGATCAGCGATACGACCGGGAATATGATCCATTACTTGGAAGTACCGAGACAGGCATGGCCGATGCCTTTTCATCCTTCTGGTACTTCGGGGCCCTCAAGTTCTTCCTGATTGCATTTGCCATGCGCGCGATCTACCGCGCCGCGATCGGCGGCAGCACGGGTGCGGAAATCGTGTATCTCCTGTCGGTGGTGCCGGCGATGCATACGTTTTCCCATTTCACGCAGTGGATCCTGTCAGCCTGGGTGCAACTGGCGATCTTCCTCCTGCCGGCGTTGCTTTATGCACGCCAGCGGAGGGATGAAGCCTTGAGGGACAATGCCTTGCCGGTGCGGATCAGCGATCACCAGATATCGATGCAGCCTGGCCTGACGCCACCCCTACAGATCCACTCATAGACGGCGGAAAACTCCTGGGCCACGGCTGGCCAGCTGAAATGCTCCCCGACCAGCGTGCGGCCGGCCTCGCCCATCGCCGCGAGCAGCGTAGGCGGCCATGCGGCAAGATCGACAAGACATGCGGTCAAGCTGTCGACATCGGGCATCACCGCGACGGCAGCGCCATGGGAGACGCCTTCCGGCAGGTTGCATTGCGGCGTCATCAGCACCGGCAGGCCGTGTTGCCAGGCTTCCAGGATCGCCATCGGCAGGCCCTCGCTCACCGAGGGCAGAATGAAGGCATCTGAGGCGGCGAAGGTCGCCTCTTTCGCGGCGTCATGCTGCGGGCCGATGAAATGCACACTGGCGCCGAGCGCGAGATTGGCCGCGAGAGACCGCAAGCCGGCGACATAGCTGTCCGCTCCCCAGCCGGCGAGCACGAGTTGCCAGGCCGAGGCCCGCGTCCCCGCGCGTTGCTTGAAGGCGCCCCAGGCACGGATGAGGTTCGTCAGCCCCTTCTTCGGGGTCAGCCGCCCGAGAAAAAGAAGCACGCGCGCATCGTCCGGCAGCGCCGCGCGCCAGGCCGGGCGCGCCGCCGGGCTGCTCTTCGGGGCGGTGACGCCGTTGCGGATGACACAGACGGGATTGCGCAGGCCGAAGGCGCGGATCGCCTCCAGTTCCGCGTCGCAAAGCGCGTGGATACAGGCGGCGTTGGTGAGATGCGCGCGCTCATAGAGGCGCGTCGCGATGTCCTTTTTCCAGCCGCTGTTGGCGAGTGCCCAGGAGTCCAGCATGCCGTGCGGGCTCACGATGTAGGGCGCATGCCTCGCGGCGCCCCACCGGCGTGCCGCGACCGAGGGGTACATCCACAAGCCATGGACGTGGAGAACATCGAGGTCGACGGCGGCCATCGCGGCGGACAATCCCGGCGCATAACCGAAACCGCGAGGGCCGGCGGTCGTGCACAACTGCACCGGCAACGCGCCCCAGCCCCCGAGATCGCGGTTCCCGCCGTGATCGGCGAGGGAAAAGACCTCTATGTGGTGCGATAGCGCGGGCGCATGCAAGGCCAGGCCGAGCGCCTGGACGCAAGCCGCGACCCCACCCGCCGTCGGCGCAATGGAGCCAAGCAGCATGCCCACCTTCAGCGGAGAGGGCGCGGGCAGCGGCGCGGCCCTGGCCGGGGATGCGATCGTCAGCGCGTCGATCAATGGCATGGTCATGGTCGCTCTCGGGATA
Proteins encoded in this region:
- a CDS encoding Glycosyl transferase family 4 produces the protein MKLAYFGFPHRGGTYTVYRLLRDELAPFGTKLCWIGTGEAAHRAIRDPAFAAELAHGFVTGMATDGEQAQARSLVSALEAGSFDGVIVSVLADRAQTNAVRYLAAPMLRIMIVHNITPATYAAARAIRDHVHATVGVSPRIRDDLVRSYGFDDRYTMAIPNGTDLAEHLPAARPFVAHAPLRLLSLGRIEDVAKGVFWLPQILEALPPEITLTIAGSGPDAERLRALSMSLGARVRFTGEVDPDTVDALMKTHDILLAPSRFEGFMITAVEAMARGCVPVIARIHGVTDSIVTDGADGLLFPVGDWRAAAAGILCLDNDRPLLHRLAAAGCWTAHERFRADLMASRYHTLIRRLVHDRPAIAKPLSFDHWRMAGGLRPGLRSYLPSPIKNVLRVLRERAVS
- a CDS encoding Poly(Glycerol-phosphate) alpha-glucosyltransferase, whose product is MTMPLIDALTIASPARAAPLPAPSPLKVGMLLGSIAPTAGGVAACVQALGLALHAPALSHHIEVFSLADHGGNRDLGGWGALPVQLCTTAGPRGFGYAPGLSAAMAAVDLDVLHVHGLWMYPSVAARRWGAARHAPYIVSPHGMLDSWALANSGWKKDIATRLYERAHLTNAACIHALCDAELEAIRAFGLRNPVCVIRNGVTAPKSSPAARPAWRAALPDDARVLLFLGRLTPKKGLTNLIRAWGAFKQRAGTRASAWQLVLAGWGADSYVAGLRSLAANLALGASVHFIGPQHDAAKEATFAASDAFILPSVSEGLPMAILEAWQHGLPVLMTPQCNLPEGVSHGAAVAVMPDVDSLTACLVDLAAWPPTLLAAMGEAGRTLVGEHFSWPAVAQEFSAVYEWICRGGVRPGCIDIW
- a CDS encoding Glycosyltransferase involved in cell wall biosynthesis, whose protein sequence is MSISVLILTLNEENILPSCLASVAWSDDVVVLDSFSTDRTVEIAKAAGARVYQRAYDNEHTQHNYALKEIHFKYPWVYMPDADEITPPDLRDEMLAAVADPDRPEAGFRVRFKVIFMGQWLKHSSLYPTWVMRLVRPEKVHFEREINSVCVVDGPVGRLQGHFTHYSFNKGLNAWYEKHNRYSWHEARESLMSLERGSLRMSDLFSREAPRRRRAMKELSFRLPCRPTLRFLYMYFVRRGFLDGWAGYVYCRLLVAYEYMIVIKIAEIRRRRQGLPV
- a CDS encoding conserved membrane hypothetical protein (Evidence 4 : Unknown function but conserved in other organisms), which gives rise to MSAYSEAGWLWDNWMWTAIVAAITIAMLLSAMTRPGKIYEFPFLAAAITFAFILPQLPGLATDRFLPAGGYAKAIAFTGLCLAMCQMGWWACRRPMRLVDWTFDERRLLIAAGVLSLIGASFYIQLSRLPRDVTVGTTISGLPVVYLFFSRMLTYGLALGLICLARRPSAWAWAIVLGGSLLYLDRIIITGKRGEAMEFLMLIALALWFHRGWAAPRFLMLTGLVAGTLLLGSTHDYRELTRSEGIPDVASLSQIDIVENFDQILERGGPEMHNAVLRIAATDRSRDFDYGAFHWNMLVYTFVPAQLVGQALKGALMIDMDQRYDREYDPLLGSTETGMADAFSSFWYFGALKFFLIAFAMRAIYRAAIGGSTGAEIVYLLSVVPAMHTFSHFTQWILSAWVQLAIFLLPALLYARQRRDEALRDNALPVRISDHQISMQPGLTPPLQIHS
- a CDS encoding conserved hypothetical protein (Evidence 4 : Unknown function but conserved in other organisms); translation: MQQSPVPLGPEVARRSAGRPRWWSGMTTDGMTLRHRLVLSPGAGLLLIAALAVTAMIMLPAFGLLAAERLLSVHSEAGSADAIVVLGGDGPRRAYRAASLYRAGVAPQVIIAGDGDCQFIRQMMIDRGVPGAVIQTECRSRNTWENALFSVPMLIQAKVRRAVIVTSWFHSRRALACFRAVAPQVAFASSPVEPEWPSWRLVADPDSGRILLEYVKVAWYMLRYGVDITGFGGADTQGGTS
- a CDS encoding Undecaprenyl-phosphate N-acetylglucosaminyl 1-phosphate transferase is translated as MPLHATHLMNAFLLAVVLILLLRGIAWPLGLIDKPDSRKLHHGGVPVVGGIAMFLAFSLTACLVDGLLETCWPLLAGLAILVGLGVVDDRFNLRAPPRLAVQITAALVIVAPGGHLITDLGDVIGFGLGAGAGGERALELGIFAMPFTLIFMVGVINALNMIDGLDGLAGGVAASAFFWLAMAGYFSDAGSATLPLLLLCVTAGFLLFNLRHPWQARARVFMGDAGSTMLGASIAFLTIDAATGPARLAPLPAWLWLCALPAIDTLSLIVRRLMVGQSPMASDRRHLHHLLLEAGLSARAATTTIVMVTFLLGGIGMLGVWLGISTHVMVLGLVLVLGLHVFFVGHHEHRAARRNAGAAAPAADPVMSSQPVRKRLS
- a CDS encoding putative colanic acid biosynthesis acetyltransferase WcaF (Evidence 3 : Putative function from multiple computational evidences), yielding MMSARHALHGEGARPLRTIGAYRPSPHSRANKIARLAWGCVWLLLFRPSPKPFHAWRRMLLRLFGAEIGPGAVIHASARIWAPWNLTMGTCASLSHRVDCYAVDLISIGDYATVSQYSFLCAASHDIDAPDMPLVTAPIVIGAHAWIAADAFVGPGVTIGEGAVVGARASAFRPVPPWTVVAGNPARAIRMRRPAVAAAQGANWAAEHRGQAT